The genomic DNA TTCCCCTGGTCTATCGCTGATTCCGCCCTTACTCGTGCCTGAGCGCCATCAGCGGATCGAGACGCGCGGCGCGGTTCGCGGGGTAGAGCCCGGCGATCACGCCGATCAGCGTGGCGAACAGCAGCGCCACCAGCGCCAGCGTCGGCGTTACTACGAAGAAATCGCCGCGAACCGGCAGTTGCTCGCGCTCGATGTACCACAGGATCACGCGGTTCAGCAGCAGGCCCAGCGCCCAGCCAGAGATGATGCCGATCACGCCGCCGATCACGCCGATCATGCCGGCCTCGATCATGAACATCAGCCGAATGTCGCCCCGCGACGCGCCGATCGCTTTGAGCGTGCCGATCTCGCGGGTGCGCTCATAGATTGACATAATCATCGTGTTGACGATGCCCAGCGACGCGACGAGCAGCGCCAGGCCGCCGACGGACGAGAGCATGACGTTGATCACGGTAAAGACCTGATTTGCCAGTTCGAGGATCAGCTCAAGCGACTGAACGCGAAAGCCCTCGCCGCGCAACTGCTGCACCAGCGTACTGGCCTCAGCGATGCTGGTCGCGCGCATCGTCACCGAGTCGTAGCCTTCGGTTTCGAGCAACTGCGGTGCGTTGAACCACCAGCTTTTCATCGCGGCACGGTCGGCGAGCGGGATGCGCACCACCTGCCTTTCCTCAGACGACACGCCTACAACCTCGAAGGGAAAGGTCTGAGTCTCGCCGCGCGGCGCTTGCAGCACGATCTCCACCTGCTGCCCGATCAGCTCACCGAAGCGGCTGCGCGGAATATCCAGCTCATCCAGCGCGTCCACCGTCAGCACGATCTTGCCCGGCTCCTCCGGCACCTCGATCGCGCCTGCCAGCGCGGTCGGCGGCGTCTCGAATGGGTCCTGATCCAGCGGATTAATCGCGCCGGCCACGCCTATCTGCTGCGCTCGCTCGCCGATCTTCAGCGCGCTCGCCACGCCCAGCGGCAGATCGACATTGGGGATGACCTCGATCACGTTGGGCTGCTGCCGCCAGCGCTCGACATCGGCCTGCAAGATCGGCCTGGTGCGCTCCGGGCGGGCAAACTGCGTGAAAAAGTTCTGCTCGTCCTCCTGAGGCCGCACAAAGACACGCTCCAGCCCGATCGCCTGAAACTGCTTGTTGATCTCCATGCGCACGCCAATGCCCAGCGAAACCATCGTCACGATCGTTAGAATGCCCACGATCACGCCGATCGAGGTCAGCACGGTGCGGACCTTGCGCCGACCGAGATTGGAGAGCGCGGTGCGGACCATATCGCCCATCATCATCGTGTCACCTCCACCGCCTCGGTCGCCGCGAGATGCCCGTCGCGCTCAGCAGCCGTCTCGATGCGCTGAATCCGGCCATCCAGCAGATGCACGATCCGGTCGGCGTAGCCCGCGACGTTCATATCGTGTGTTACCAGCACCAGCGTCAAGCCCTGCGTCTGAAGCAGATCGCGCAGCATGTTCAGAATATCCTTGCCGGTCTTCGAGTCGAGGTTGCCGGTCGGCTCGTCGGCCAGCAGCAGGATCGGGCTGTTGGCGAGCGCGCGGGCAATGGCGACGCGCTGCATCTCGCCGCCGGATAGCTCGTTCGGCTTGTGGCGGGCACGCTTGCCCAGGCCAACCTGCTCCAGCAGGTGCAGCGCCCGCTCGCGGCGGGCTTTGCGGCCCTGTCCGGCCAGCATCAGCGGCACCTCGACGTTTTCGACGGCGCTGCGCGTGGGCAGCAGGTTGAAGCTCTGAAAAATAAAGCCGATGCGATCACGGCGATAACGTACCAGACGTTTATCGCTGGCCTTGCCCAGCTCCAGATCCTCGACCCAGATCTCGCCCTCAGTCGGTCGATCCAGGCCGCCGATCAGATTCAGCAGCGTTGATTTGCCCGATCCCGACGGCCCGACCAGCGCGACGAACTCTCCGCGCCGAATGTCGACGTCGACACCGTTGAGCGCCATGACCGCTTCCTTGCCCATCGTGTAGCGGCGGGCCAGGCTGCGCGCGCGGATCAGGTTGCTGTCCTGTTGCATGTGCTGTCCCCGTACTCTTCAGACTGTCTCGAAGGCGACACCTTCAATTTTAGCACTATAACGACCAGGGCACGGCTTAACCCGTGCCCTGCGATCGTCTGCGACCATCTTGGCCGTGCTACTTGAGCGACTCGGCGATCCG from Herpetosiphonaceae bacterium includes the following:
- a CDS encoding ABC transporter ATP-binding protein; amino-acid sequence: MQQDSNLIRARSLARRYTMGKEAVMALNGVDVDIRRGEFVALVGPSGSGKSTLLNLIGGLDRPTEGEIWVEDLELGKASDKRLVRYRRDRIGFIFQSFNLLPTRSAVENVEVPLMLAGQGRKARRERALHLLEQVGLGKRARHKPNELSGGEMQRVAIARALANSPILLLADEPTGNLDSKTGKDILNMLRDLLQTQGLTLVLVTHDMNVAGYADRIVHLLDGRIQRIETAAERDGHLAATEAVEVTR
- a CDS encoding ABC transporter permease, whose protein sequence is MMMGDMVRTALSNLGRRKVRTVLTSIGVIVGILTIVTMVSLGIGVRMEINKQFQAIGLERVFVRPQEDEQNFFTQFARPERTRPILQADVERWRQQPNVIEVIPNVDLPLGVASALKIGERAQQIGVAGAINPLDQDPFETPPTALAGAIEVPEEPGKIVLTVDALDELDIPRSRFGELIGQQVEIVLQAPRGETQTFPFEVVGVSSEERQVVRIPLADRAAMKSWWFNAPQLLETEGYDSVTMRATSIAEASTLVQQLRGEGFRVQSLELILELANQVFTVINVMLSSVGGLALLVASLGIVNTMIMSIYERTREIGTLKAIGASRGDIRLMFMIEAGMIGVIGGVIGIISGWALGLLLNRVILWYIEREQLPVRGDFFVVTPTLALVALLFATLIGVIAGLYPANRAARLDPLMALRHE